One part of the Phaenicophaeus curvirostris isolate KB17595 chromosome 2, BPBGC_Pcur_1.0, whole genome shotgun sequence genome encodes these proteins:
- the LOC138717946 gene encoding p53 apoptosis effector related to PMP-22-like: protein MVKYGLDYTRCRWILPLLLGIGVIFGIIALAGRGWLESQTLPYVNQASLWESCTRPDQGGQWTCDSLMNYAWGRAAAATYLVGFLLLVICFALAIIAFAIPTLRFNFIRGIGGLLFVAAVFSIMGLVIYPVKFTSEMRLSGTNMFSWAYGFGWTTAIMEICLGFFFCCLPNYEDQILGNVKPTYFYSSP from the exons ATGGTGAAGTACGGCCTTGACTACACACGGTGCAGATGGATCCTACCCCTGCTCCTGGGCATAGGTGTCATCTTTGGTATCATTGCACTGGCGGGCAGGGGATGGCTGGAGTCACAGACCTTGCCCTATGTGAACCAAGCGTCATTATGGGAGAGCTGTACAAGGCCTGACCAGGGTGGGCAATGGACCTGCGATTCCCTCATGAATTATG CTTggggaagagctgctgctgccacataCCTAGTCGGCTTTCTACTTCTAGTCATCTGTTTTGCTCTGGCCATCATAGCATTTGCCATTCCCACACTTCGGTTCAACTTCATACGAGGGATCGGAggcttgctttttgttgctg ctgtATTCTCCATCATGGGTTTGGTCATTTATCCTGTAAAGTTCACAAGTGAAATGAGACTGAGTGGAACCAATATGTTCAGCTGGGCCTACGGCTTTGGCTGGACCACCGCCATTATGGAAATATGCTTGGGATTCTTCTTCTGCTGCCTTCCTAACTATGAAGATCAGATCTTGGGTAATGTGAAGCCCACGTATTTTTACTCTTCCCCATAA